From a single Brassica napus cultivar Da-Ae chromosome C9, Da-Ae, whole genome shotgun sequence genomic region:
- the LOC106400159 gene encoding MYB-like transcription factor EOBII — translation MLYWGVDQVHHPNHDQDPYKQQQQQGCRKGPWTPEEDKLLGEYVSSNGEGRWSTVAKSAGLNRSGKSCRLRWVNYLRPGLKRGQITPQEEGIILELHSLWGNKWSTIARYLPGRTDNEIKNYWRTHYKKKEKSFSKQEKLRRSRKQLDLKTQPQLQNQQSKLVSEDHINLDNKQNIATYFSYPTSVYNDKFHMPQNVAATSSDHSMIDEGNFWCSLWSLEDDDPHRFGGGSEQRTATSIAEKFNGGGNEAPSCGSWDYSYNEFYSGGYIF, via the exons ATGCTTTATTGGGGAGTTGATCAAGTCCATCATCCAAACCATGATCAAGATCCTTATaaacaacagcaacaacaagGATGTAGAAAGGGACCATGGACACCTGAAGAAGACAAGCTTCTCGGTGAGTATGTTTCTTCGAATGGGGAAGGAAGATGGAGCACTGTTGCTAAGTCTGCag GGTTGAATAGAAGTGGCAAGAGCTGTAGACTAAGGTGGGTGAACTACTTGAGGCCAGGGCTTAAGAGAGGTCAAATTACTCCTCAAGAAGAAGGAATCATCCTTGAACTTCATTCCCTATGGGGTAACAA gtGGTCGACAATCGCAAGATATTTACCAGGACGAACTGATAACGAAATCAAGAACTATTGGAGAACACattacaagaaaaaagaaaaatctttttcAAAGCAAGAAAAACTCAGAAGATCCCGGAAACAACTTGATCTAAAAACACAACCGCAACTGCAGAATCAACAGTCTAAGCTGGTGTCTGAAGACCACATAAATCTCGATAACAAACAAAACATAGCTACATATTTCTCTTACCCGACTAGTGTCTACAATGACAAATTTCATATGCCTCAAAACGTTGCAGCAACCTCAAGCGACCACTCCATGATTGATGAAGGTAACTTCTGGTGCAGCTTGTGGAGTCTAGAAGACGATGACCCACACCGTTTTGGTGGTGGCTCAGAACAGAGAACAGCTACTAGTATTGCTGAGAAGTTTAACGGCGGCGGAAATGAGGCTCCGTCGTGTGGATCATGGGATTATAGTTATAACGAATTTTATAGTGGAggctatattttttaa